The following coding sequences lie in one Hymenobacter sp. J193 genomic window:
- a CDS encoding putative quinol monooxygenase: MKNVGLLVRLEAKPGKEQAVLDFLTGALPLAQQEPATITWYAIQLAPATFGIFDTFPDEAGRQAHLNGPIAAALMAHAADLLAVPPVIEQVAILAAK, from the coding sequence ATGAAGAATGTAGGATTGCTGGTCCGGCTCGAAGCGAAGCCCGGTAAAGAGCAGGCAGTACTCGATTTTTTGACGGGCGCTCTGCCCCTGGCTCAGCAAGAGCCGGCTACCATAACCTGGTATGCTATTCAGCTGGCGCCGGCCACCTTCGGTATCTTTGATACCTTTCCGGATGAAGCAGGCCGGCAGGCGCATCTGAACGGCCCTATTGCCGCTGCGTTGATGGCCCATGCGGCCGACTTGCTGGCCGTGCCGCCTGTCATTGAACAAGTAGCTATCTTGGCTGCCAAATAA